In one Thermaerobacter sp. PB12/4term genomic region, the following are encoded:
- a CDS encoding long-chain fatty acid--CoA ligase, translating into MAESLAGTGTPAGQAQAGEFPWLRFYPEGVRHRLDYPPMPLYGLLDRAARERPEHPAVIFFNRTLTYAQLNHAADRFARALVRRGVRPGDRVAIMLPNCPQFVIAYYGVLKAGGVVVNHNPLYTAPELEFQLNDSGCRVLVALDMTYPTVREVRPRTRLETVILTRVNEYMPALLRLLYPLKARRDGTWPAIGENDDVLWFQDLLREAGEAGGGAPPVPVSVPPDQVALLQYTGGTTGRPKAAMLTHRNLLANALQTAEWVLQGKVDDGPRHRIMGVIPFFHVYGMTTVMNLAIAIQGTMILLPRFNAGEVLKAIARYRPTMFPGVPTMYVAILNHPDLRRYDFSSIESCVSGAAPLPLEVQEQFERLSGGSLVEGYGLTEASPVTHVNPTGPGKRNGTIGIPLPDTEARIVDIETGTRVLGPGEEGELVIRGPQVMKGYWNRPEETERTLRDGWLYTGDIATMDEDGFFRIVDRKKEMIITGGYNVYPREVEEVLYQHPKVLEAAVVGVPDPYRGEMVKAYVVLKPGETATEQEIIEFCRQRLAKYKAPRAVEFRSELPKSLIGKVLRRVLAEEERKRAPAAGEQATPSREAPAGPQAGVAGDGEEPGDPQSR; encoded by the coding sequence GTGGCGGAATCCCTGGCGGGAACGGGGACCCCGGCGGGACAAGCCCAGGCGGGGGAGTTCCCCTGGCTGCGTTTCTATCCTGAGGGGGTGCGGCATCGCCTGGACTATCCCCCGATGCCGCTCTACGGCTTGCTGGACAGGGCGGCGCGGGAACGGCCCGAACATCCGGCCGTGATCTTCTTCAACCGGACCCTGACCTACGCCCAGCTCAACCACGCCGCCGACCGCTTCGCCCGGGCCCTGGTGCGGCGGGGGGTCCGGCCCGGCGACCGGGTGGCCATCATGCTGCCCAACTGCCCCCAGTTCGTCATCGCCTACTACGGCGTCCTCAAGGCGGGCGGCGTGGTGGTCAACCACAATCCGCTCTACACCGCGCCGGAGCTGGAGTTCCAGCTCAACGACTCGGGCTGCCGGGTGCTGGTGGCGCTGGACATGACTTATCCCACGGTGCGGGAGGTCCGGCCGCGGACCCGCCTGGAGACGGTGATCCTGACCCGGGTCAACGAGTACATGCCCGCCCTGCTCCGCCTGCTCTACCCGCTCAAGGCCCGGCGTGACGGCACCTGGCCGGCGATCGGCGAAAACGATGACGTCCTCTGGTTCCAGGACCTGCTGCGCGAGGCTGGCGAGGCCGGCGGCGGGGCGCCCCCGGTGCCGGTGTCCGTGCCGCCCGATCAGGTGGCCCTGCTGCAGTACACCGGCGGCACCACGGGGCGGCCCAAGGCCGCCATGCTCACCCACCGGAACCTGCTGGCCAACGCCCTGCAGACGGCGGAGTGGGTGCTGCAGGGCAAGGTGGACGACGGGCCCCGCCACCGCATCATGGGGGTCATCCCCTTCTTCCACGTCTACGGCATGACCACGGTGATGAACCTGGCCATCGCTATCCAGGGCACCATGATCCTGCTGCCTCGCTTCAACGCGGGCGAGGTGCTGAAGGCCATCGCCCGCTACCGGCCCACCATGTTCCCCGGCGTGCCGACCATGTACGTGGCCATCCTGAACCACCCCGACTTGCGCCGGTACGACTTCTCGTCCATCGAGTCGTGCGTCAGCGGCGCCGCCCCCCTGCCGCTGGAGGTCCAGGAGCAGTTCGAGCGGCTCTCCGGCGGCTCGCTGGTGGAGGGCTACGGGCTGACGGAGGCCTCGCCGGTCACCCACGTCAACCCCACGGGCCCCGGCAAGCGCAACGGCACCATCGGCATTCCGCTGCCCGACACCGAGGCCCGCATCGTGGACATCGAAACGGGGACCCGGGTGCTGGGACCGGGCGAGGAGGGCGAGCTCGTCATCCGCGGCCCCCAGGTGATGAAGGGGTACTGGAACCGGCCCGAGGAGACCGAGCGCACCCTGCGGGACGGCTGGCTCTACACCGGCGACATCGCCACCATGGACGAGGACGGCTTCTTCCGGATCGTGGACCGGAAGAAGGAGATGATCATCACCGGCGGCTACAACGTCTACCCCCGCGAGGTGGAGGAGGTCCTCTACCAGCACCCCAAGGTGCTGGAGGCCGCCGTGGTCGGCGTGCCCGATCCCTACCGGGGCGAGATGGTCAAGGCCTACGTGGTCCTCAAGCCGGGGGAGACGGCCACGGAGCAGGAGATCATCGAGTTCTGCCGCCAGCGCCTGGCCAAGTACAAGGCGCCGCGGGCCGTGGAGTTCCGCAGCGAGCTGCCCAAGAGCCTCATCGGCAAGGTCCTCCGCCGGGTCCTGGCCGAGGAGGAGCGGAAGCGGGCACCGGCGGCGGGCGAGCAGGCGACCCCGTCCAGGGAAGCACCGGCCGGGCCGCAGGCCGGGGTGGCGGGGGATGGGGAGGAACCCGGCGACCCGCAGTCCCGCTAG
- a CDS encoding acyl-CoA thioesterase: MNGQQPQDPATGQTREAGLPGAHPAGEPGQPEPAAENPPAAPDPDPVPPARPARESRVEMTELVLPNDANPLGNILGGKVMHLMDIAGALAAARHSRRICVTASVDRIDFLHPIRVGEAILLEAQVTDAGRTSMEVRVNVYSENLRTGQRRHTATAFFTFVALDDSGRPAPVPAVIAETPDEQRLQAEARLRRQERLARAGRAGTGLPEAAGEGPAGTVPAGGTRPGPSAGGFPAGGTPSGGLPAGTAPRPDPAGGAIP; this comes from the coding sequence ATGAACGGCCAGCAGCCGCAGGATCCCGCAACAGGCCAGACCCGGGAAGCCGGCCTGCCGGGGGCGCACCCGGCCGGGGAGCCCGGCCAGCCGGAGCCCGCCGCCGAGAACCCCCCGGCGGCCCCCGATCCGGATCCCGTGCCACCGGCGCGGCCCGCCCGGGAATCCCGGGTGGAAATGACCGAACTGGTCCTGCCCAACGATGCGAACCCCCTCGGCAACATCCTGGGCGGGAAGGTCATGCACCTCATGGACATCGCCGGGGCGCTGGCGGCGGCGCGCCACTCGCGGCGGATCTGCGTCACCGCCTCGGTCGACCGCATCGACTTCCTGCACCCCATCCGCGTGGGCGAGGCGATCCTGCTGGAGGCCCAGGTGACGGACGCCGGCCGTACCTCCATGGAAGTGCGGGTGAACGTCTACAGCGAGAACCTGCGCACCGGCCAGCGGCGGCACACGGCGACGGCCTTTTTCACCTTCGTGGCCCTGGACGACAGCGGCCGCCCGGCCCCCGTGCCCGCCGTCATCGCCGAGACGCCCGACGAGCAGCGCCTGCAGGCGGAGGCTCGGCTCCGGCGGCAGGAGCGCCTGGCCCGGGCAGGCCGGGCGGGAACCGGCCTGCCGGAGGCGGCCGGAGAGGGGCCGGCCGGCACCGTGCCGGCCGGCGGGACCCGGCCCGGCCCGTCAGCCGGTGGATTCCCGGCGGGCGGGACACCGTCCGGCGGCCTGCCCGCCGGGACGGCACCACGCCCGGATCCGGCCGGGGGCGCGATCCCGTAG
- a CDS encoding GNAT family N-acetyltransferase: MQLVIRPLERHAELAQAEALQQAVWGGPPLVPSATMRAVLEVGGSVLGAWLGGELAGFCFGFPGWRQRQPVPPGLEEPAGGAVAAAGPPDGPPPVPGEPGRREPVFHSDLLAVRPELRDRGIGRRLKLAQREWALRQGLHLITWTYDPLQARNGYLNLTRLGGVARRYVREFYGVLDDELNRGLPADRVVIEWYLTSRRVARRAGAGEGPGDSGRAGLAAPAGAAGPGAGAETAAVGDVPGSAPEGSRVPGQVPGQPAPGPAERPVLNRVRDDRGLPVPLDWQVPGGEPEVAVLIPARFAEWRQNRPQWGLEWRFHLRHVLEAALGAGYLLDRCLPGPGGSTVTYVLARRASP, encoded by the coding sequence TTGCAACTGGTCATCCGGCCCCTGGAGCGGCATGCCGAGCTGGCCCAGGCCGAAGCCCTGCAGCAGGCGGTGTGGGGCGGGCCGCCTCTGGTGCCGTCGGCCACCATGCGGGCGGTGCTGGAAGTGGGCGGGTCCGTCCTGGGGGCCTGGTTGGGCGGTGAGCTGGCCGGCTTCTGCTTCGGCTTCCCGGGGTGGCGCCAGCGGCAGCCCGTGCCTCCCGGCCTGGAGGAACCGGCCGGCGGCGCTGTCGCGGCGGCCGGGCCGCCGGACGGGCCGCCGCCCGTTCCGGGCGAGCCGGGCCGGCGGGAGCCGGTCTTCCATTCGGACTTGCTGGCCGTGCGGCCCGAGCTGCGGGACCGGGGCATCGGCCGCCGGCTGAAGCTGGCCCAGCGGGAGTGGGCGCTCCGGCAGGGGCTGCACCTGATCACCTGGACCTACGACCCCCTGCAGGCCCGTAACGGCTACCTCAACCTGACCCGCCTGGGCGGCGTGGCCCGCCGCTACGTGCGGGAGTTCTACGGGGTGCTGGACGACGAGCTGAACCGCGGCTTGCCGGCCGACCGGGTGGTCATCGAGTGGTACCTGACCAGCCGCCGGGTGGCCCGGCGGGCCGGGGCCGGCGAGGGCCCGGGGGACTCGGGGCGGGCGGGCCTGGCGGCCCCTGCCGGCGCAGCAGGCCCGGGGGCCGGCGCGGAGACGGCGGCCGTCGGGGACGTCCCAGGCTCCGCTCCGGAGGGTTCCCGGGTGCCGGGGCAGGTCCCGGGGCAGCCGGCGCCGGGGCCGGCGGAGCGGCCCGTGCTCAACCGGGTGCGGGACGATCGGGGGCTCCCCGTGCCCCTGGACTGGCAGGTGCCCGGTGGTGAACCCGAGGTGGCCGTGCTGATCCCGGCCCGCTTCGCCGAGTGGCGGCAGAACCGGCCGCAGTGGGGCCTGGAGTGGCGGTTCCACCTGCGCCACGTGCTGGAGGCGGCGCTGGGGGCGGGTTACCTGCTGGACCGGTGCCTGCCCGGGCCCGGTGGGTCCACCGTGACGTACGTGCTGGCGCGGCGGGCCTCCCCCTGA
- the menC gene encoding o-succinylbenzoate synthase translates to MEQRDRVERDEWQEAAAEAGAAATAAQRDAVAPAAGSEGPGVLDFPPMPAEPEAEAVPLTITGVQLFWLRMPLVAPFETSYGRVDRRECLLVRLEARHPEAGVVEGWGEVVADADPGYSYETTGTAWHVLTEFILPALPGRTFATPGQWRAACEWVRGHPMAKAGVEMALLDARSRARGVPLWQEYGGDPARRRIPVGVSVGIQPSLDALLATVERFLEQGYRRIKIKIKPGYEVEPVRALRQRFGSIPLMVDANAAYTLADAGRLRALDDYGLMMIEQPLHEDDLLDHAALQRQLATPVCLDESVKHVHGAREALALGSGRIINIKQGRVGGPIDARRIHDLCRRYGIPVWCGGMLETGVGRAHNIALTTLPGFTLPGDTSGSDRYYHEDVIDPAVRVGPDGTVEVPQEPGLGYRVVPERVEKYTLRHRSWHAS, encoded by the coding sequence GTGGAGCAGCGGGACAGGGTGGAACGGGACGAGTGGCAGGAGGCGGCAGCGGAAGCCGGGGCCGCGGCGACTGCCGCGCAGCGGGATGCGGTGGCACCGGCGGCGGGATCAGAAGGTCCGGGCGTTCTGGACTTTCCCCCCATGCCTGCCGAGCCGGAGGCGGAGGCCGTGCCGCTGACCATCACCGGCGTCCAGCTCTTCTGGCTGCGTATGCCCCTGGTGGCGCCCTTCGAGACCAGCTACGGCCGGGTCGACCGGCGGGAGTGCCTGCTGGTGCGGCTGGAGGCCCGCCATCCGGAGGCGGGGGTGGTGGAGGGCTGGGGCGAGGTGGTGGCCGACGCCGACCCGGGCTACAGCTACGAGACCACGGGCACGGCCTGGCACGTCCTCACCGAGTTCATCCTGCCCGCCCTGCCCGGCCGCACCTTCGCGACGCCCGGCCAGTGGCGGGCCGCGTGCGAGTGGGTGCGCGGCCATCCCATGGCCAAGGCCGGGGTGGAGATGGCCCTGCTGGACGCCCGCTCCCGGGCCCGGGGCGTGCCGCTGTGGCAGGAATACGGCGGTGACCCGGCCCGCCGGCGGATTCCCGTGGGGGTCAGCGTGGGCATCCAGCCCAGCCTGGATGCCTTGCTGGCCACGGTGGAGCGGTTCCTGGAGCAGGGCTACCGGCGCATCAAGATCAAGATCAAGCCCGGCTATGAGGTCGAACCGGTCCGGGCCTTGCGGCAGCGGTTCGGCAGCATCCCCCTGATGGTCGACGCCAACGCCGCCTACACCCTGGCCGATGCCGGCCGGCTCCGGGCCCTCGACGACTACGGCCTGATGATGATCGAACAGCCCCTGCACGAGGACGACCTGCTGGACCACGCCGCCCTGCAGCGCCAGCTGGCCACGCCGGTGTGCCTGGACGAGTCCGTCAAGCACGTCCACGGCGCCCGGGAGGCCCTGGCCCTGGGCAGCGGCCGGATCATCAACATCAAGCAGGGCCGGGTCGGAGGGCCGATCGACGCCCGGCGGATCCACGACCTCTGCCGCCGCTACGGCATCCCGGTGTGGTGCGGGGGGATGCTGGAGACCGGCGTGGGCCGCGCCCACAACATCGCCCTGACCACCCTGCCCGGCTTCACACTGCCCGGCGACACGTCGGGAAGCGACCGGTACTACCACGAGGACGTCATCGACCCGGCGGTGCGGGTGGGGCCCGACGGTACGGTGGAGGTGCCCCAGGAGCCCGGCCTGGGGTACCGGGTGGTGCCGGAACGGGTCGAGAAGTACACCCTCCGGCACCGCTCCTGGCACGCTTCCTGA
- a CDS encoding PaaI family thioesterase, with the protein MEPDAGPARRGPAVQDRYPDDFAWCYGCGRHNPAGLHLKTYPDGDETVTVFEPRPEHMAVPGFVYGGLIASLIDCHSMATASLALYRRDGHRLGDPEPVPRCVTASLKVDYLRPTPLGVPLTVRGRVVELGQRKAVVESELYAGATLCARGQVVAVLAPPAMTPGQPAAGNRPD; encoded by the coding sequence ATGGAGCCGGATGCAGGCCCCGCCCGCCGCGGGCCGGCCGTGCAGGACCGCTACCCGGACGACTTCGCCTGGTGCTACGGCTGCGGCCGGCACAACCCTGCGGGCCTGCACCTGAAGACCTATCCCGACGGCGACGAAACCGTCACGGTGTTCGAACCCCGCCCGGAACACATGGCGGTGCCCGGGTTCGTCTACGGCGGGCTGATCGCCTCCCTGATCGACTGCCACAGCATGGCCACGGCCTCGCTGGCCCTCTATCGCCGGGACGGCCACCGGCTGGGCGATCCCGAGCCGGTGCCGCGCTGTGTCACCGCGTCGCTCAAGGTCGACTACCTGCGGCCGACGCCCCTGGGGGTTCCCCTGACGGTGCGCGGCCGGGTGGTGGAGCTGGGCCAGCGCAAGGCCGTGGTGGAGAGCGAGCTGTACGCCGGCGCGACCCTTTGCGCCCGGGGCCAGGTGGTGGCGGTGCTGGCCCCACCGGCCATGACCCCGGGCCAGCCGGCCGCCGGGAACCGGCCGGATTGA
- a CDS encoding ABC transporter substrate-binding protein has translation MGGRSWKSRQWGRLLPALVVLLAAALLLAACGAGGGTGSGTPSGTPAGGAAGGSGGGDGGGGAAAGDCSQRPGLAGVPPLPQEVTVKIAEDGAPSGAGFYIATEKGYFRDLCIKPEFVTFESSAYMLPALAADQVQVAGGVLSVGLWNAIQSGLDLRLIATKGENIPGRSYFNLTVAAGKAGEIKDYTDLKGKRIAITAEASLDEQFVDLALRHAGLTRDDVEYVIIKSFGDMNAALANGAVDVAMHIEPLITQAEEQGILKRFGDAARDYAPGFQIAEVLASPQFVADKELSQRFMLAYVKALRDYNDAFVKRDEAKMAEIIPIMTKYTALKDPELWKKVYVPGLNPDGRLNVESLQAQLDWYRERGYFTGQINLNKVVDQSLVEYAVQVLGPYGGGQ, from the coding sequence ATGGGAGGAAGAAGCTGGAAGAGCAGGCAGTGGGGCCGCTTACTTCCCGCCCTGGTGGTGCTGCTGGCAGCGGCGCTGCTGCTGGCCGCCTGCGGCGCCGGTGGGGGCACGGGAAGCGGGACCCCGTCCGGCACGCCGGCCGGTGGAGCGGCCGGCGGCAGCGGGGGCGGGGACGGGGGCGGAGGGGCGGCCGCCGGCGACTGCAGCCAGCGGCCCGGCCTGGCCGGCGTCCCGCCGCTGCCCCAGGAGGTCACCGTCAAGATCGCGGAGGATGGGGCCCCGTCGGGGGCGGGCTTCTACATCGCCACCGAGAAGGGGTACTTCCGCGACCTTTGCATCAAGCCCGAGTTCGTCACCTTCGAGTCCAGCGCCTACATGCTGCCTGCCCTGGCGGCCGACCAGGTGCAGGTGGCCGGCGGGGTGCTGAGCGTCGGCCTCTGGAACGCCATCCAGAGCGGCCTTGACCTGCGGCTTATCGCCACCAAGGGCGAGAACATCCCCGGGCGTTCCTACTTCAACCTGACGGTGGCGGCCGGCAAGGCCGGCGAGATCAAGGACTACACCGACCTCAAGGGCAAGCGCATCGCCATCACCGCCGAGGCGTCGCTGGACGAACAGTTCGTCGATCTGGCCCTCCGGCACGCGGGCCTGACCCGGGACGACGTGGAGTACGTGATCATCAAGTCCTTCGGCGACATGAACGCCGCCCTGGCCAACGGGGCCGTCGACGTGGCGATGCACATCGAGCCCCTGATCACCCAGGCGGAAGAACAAGGCATCCTCAAGCGCTTCGGCGATGCGGCCCGGGACTACGCCCCCGGCTTCCAGATCGCCGAGGTGCTGGCCAGCCCCCAGTTCGTCGCCGACAAGGAACTGTCCCAGCGCTTCATGCTGGCGTACGTCAAGGCGCTGCGGGACTACAACGACGCCTTCGTCAAGCGGGATGAGGCCAAGATGGCCGAGATCATCCCCATCATGACCAAGTACACCGCCCTGAAGGACCCGGAGCTGTGGAAGAAGGTCTACGTCCCGGGGTTGAACCCCGATGGGCGGCTGAACGTGGAAAGCCTGCAGGCCCAGCTGGACTGGTACCGGGAGCGGGGCTACTTCACCGGGCAGATCAACCTGAACAAGGTGGTGGACCAGTCCCTAGTGGAGTATGCGGTCCAGGTCCTTGGTCCGTACGGCGGGGGTCAATAG
- a CDS encoding ABC transporter permease, translated as MLNRRQVQGDGWARQPGLEAPAAAGGRQDRQAVVPAGATAERGPGGPDDRRYEAGALSPGANGAGRRRAGILPGRGSRWGRAGGAGAVPGRRVPWLDRERWLSVVSPIALLLIWELMVRAGMLDPRFFPPPSRIAVRFAAMVADGTLAQHLGISLLRVILGFAAGAIPAVILGLTMGLFPLVRAVLEPIVAAIYPIPKIALLPLLLMIFGVGEAFKVVTIALGCFTLVLVNTVAGVVNIERIYVDVARNFGASRLDFYRTVAWPGALPMIFAGLKLGMGVSLLLIVAAEMIGARSGLGYLIWNSYQVWDMAAMYIGLVLMSFFGYAFTMALNELERLVLPWRPR; from the coding sequence ATGCTGAACCGGCGACAGGTGCAGGGTGACGGCTGGGCGCGGCAGCCGGGGCTGGAAGCGCCGGCGGCCGCGGGGGGCCGGCAGGACCGGCAGGCGGTGGTCCCCGCGGGGGCCACCGCGGAAAGGGGGCCCGGCGGGCCGGACGACCGCCGGTACGAGGCCGGTGCCCTGTCTCCAGGCGCCAACGGCGCCGGCCGGCGCCGGGCGGGGATCCTGCCCGGAAGGGGATCCCGGTGGGGCCGGGCCGGCGGTGCCGGGGCGGTTCCGGGGCGCCGCGTCCCCTGGCTCGATCGCGAGCGGTGGCTTTCCGTTGTCAGCCCCATCGCCCTGCTCCTCATCTGGGAGCTCATGGTCCGGGCGGGCATGCTGGATCCCCGGTTCTTCCCGCCGCCCAGCCGAATTGCCGTGCGGTTTGCCGCCATGGTGGCCGACGGGACCCTGGCCCAGCACCTGGGCATCAGCCTCCTGCGCGTCATCCTGGGCTTTGCCGCCGGCGCCATCCCGGCGGTGATCCTGGGCCTGACCATGGGTCTCTTCCCCCTGGTGCGGGCGGTGCTGGAGCCCATCGTGGCGGCCATCTACCCGATCCCCAAGATCGCCCTGCTGCCGCTTCTGCTGATGATCTTCGGCGTGGGCGAGGCCTTCAAGGTGGTGACCATTGCCCTGGGCTGCTTCACCCTGGTGCTGGTCAACACCGTGGCCGGCGTGGTGAACATCGAGCGGATCTACGTGGACGTGGCGCGCAACTTCGGCGCCTCCCGCCTCGACTTCTACCGCACCGTGGCCTGGCCGGGCGCCCTGCCGATGATCTTCGCCGGCCTCAAGCTGGGCATGGGCGTCTCGCTGCTGCTCATCGTGGCCGCCGAGATGATCGGCGCCCGCAGCGGCCTGGGCTACCTGATCTGGAACTCCTACCAGGTTTGGGACATGGCCGCCATGTACATCGGCCTGGTGCTGATGAGCTTCTTCGGTTACGCCTTCACCATGGCCCTGAACGAACTGGAGCGGCTGGTGCTGCCCTGGCGCCCCCGGTAG
- a CDS encoding ABC transporter ATP-binding protein produces the protein MSERWKIRIRGLRKEFVARRRVVTALDGVDLEVQEGEFVCLVGPSGCGKTTLLRILAGLERPTAGDIQVARSDPSRPLQAMVFQEQSVFPWMTVRRNIGYGLALRRVPRAERERIVDHYLKLVGLEAFADAYPHQLSGGMKQRVSVARAFAVDPEILLMDEPFAALDEQNKLLLAQELLRLWEANRKTVLYVTHSIDEAIHLADRIVVFTASPGRIKAQVPVAIPRQRDLDTLRSHPAYAATYQRVWEALRDEVLAARERDERRLVAGRR, from the coding sequence ATGTCCGAGCGGTGGAAGATCCGGATCCGCGGCCTGCGCAAGGAGTTCGTCGCCCGCCGCCGGGTGGTGACCGCGCTGGACGGGGTCGACCTGGAGGTGCAGGAGGGCGAGTTCGTCTGCCTGGTGGGGCCGTCGGGCTGCGGCAAGACCACGCTGCTGCGGATCCTGGCCGGCCTGGAGAGACCCACGGCGGGCGACATCCAAGTGGCGCGCAGCGATCCCTCCCGGCCTCTGCAGGCCATGGTGTTCCAGGAGCAGTCGGTGTTCCCCTGGATGACCGTCCGGCGCAACATCGGCTACGGCCTGGCCCTGCGGCGGGTGCCCCGGGCCGAGCGGGAACGCATCGTCGACCACTACCTCAAGCTGGTGGGCCTCGAAGCCTTCGCCGACGCCTATCCCCACCAGCTCTCCGGCGGCATGAAGCAGCGGGTCAGCGTGGCCCGGGCCTTTGCGGTCGACCCGGAGATCCTGTTGATGGATGAACCCTTCGCCGCCCTGGACGAGCAGAACAAGCTGCTGCTGGCCCAAGAGCTGCTCCGCCTCTGGGAGGCGAACCGCAAGACGGTGCTCTACGTCACCCACTCCATCGACGAGGCGATCCACCTGGCCGACCGCATCGTGGTCTTCACCGCCTCGCCGGGGCGGATCAAGGCCCAGGTGCCGGTGGCCATCCCGCGCCAGCGGGACCTGGACACCCTGCGCAGCCACCCGGCCTACGCGGCCACCTACCAGCGGGTGTGGGAGGCCCTGCGGGACGAGGTGCTGGCGGCGCGGGAGCGCGACGAGCGCCGGCTGGTGGCCGGGCGGCGCTAG
- a CDS encoding cation diffusion facilitator family transporter: MTAQARAHRQGQDQAVRASLKGAWLSAASYVVLSAVKIGVGWRAGSRGMLADGLNNLTDVLASVAVLWGIRAAARPADAEHRYGHGRAETVAQLVVGTVMGMVGLNVGLSALQAALAPNLEPPEPYAAGVGLAAAAVMAAVYFYNRALARRTGSPALRAAARDHSSDALVSLGTVVGIWGAGRGWTWLDPVAGVVVGLLVVRTAWRLASEATHELLDGFEPERVQRLGRRVARVPGVETVRDVRGRRLGKATAIDVTITVDPGLTVEESHAVADRVEQVLRQDPDVTHVHVHVEPHRGKGPARRRGPDPEAGARAGPAGSSPEAGRPGRPVTPVGPAGRRGEDPGDGRKG; the protein is encoded by the coding sequence GTGACGGCGCAGGCGCGGGCTCACCGCCAGGGGCAGGACCAGGCCGTCCGGGCCAGCTTGAAGGGGGCCTGGCTGAGCGCAGCCAGCTACGTCGTGTTGAGTGCGGTGAAGATCGGGGTAGGCTGGCGGGCCGGGTCGCGGGGCATGCTGGCCGACGGGCTCAACAACCTGACCGACGTGCTGGCATCGGTGGCCGTCCTGTGGGGCATCCGGGCCGCGGCGCGGCCGGCCGACGCCGAGCACCGCTACGGCCACGGCCGGGCGGAGACCGTCGCCCAGCTGGTGGTGGGCACCGTGATGGGCATGGTCGGGCTGAACGTGGGCCTGTCGGCCCTGCAGGCCGCCCTGGCGCCCAACCTGGAGCCGCCGGAGCCCTATGCGGCCGGGGTGGGCCTCGCTGCGGCAGCGGTGATGGCCGCGGTGTACTTCTACAACCGGGCCCTGGCCCGGCGCACCGGCAGCCCCGCCCTGCGCGCAGCCGCCCGCGACCACAGCTCCGATGCTCTGGTCAGCCTGGGCACGGTGGTGGGCATCTGGGGAGCCGGCCGGGGCTGGACCTGGCTCGATCCCGTGGCGGGCGTGGTGGTGGGGCTGCTGGTGGTGCGGACGGCCTGGCGGCTGGCCAGCGAGGCGACGCATGAGCTCCTGGACGGCTTCGAGCCGGAGCGCGTGCAGCGGCTGGGCCGGCGGGTGGCCCGCGTGCCCGGCGTGGAGACGGTCCGGGACGTCCGGGGGCGCCGCCTGGGCAAGGCCACGGCCATCGACGTGACCATTACCGTCGACCCCGGCTTGACGGTGGAGGAATCCCACGCCGTGGCCGACCGGGTCGAACAGGTCCTGCGCCAGGATCCCGACGTGACGCACGTCCACGTGCACGTAGAGCCCCACCGGGGAAAGGGTCCGGCCCGCCGCCGGGGGCCGGACCCGGAGGCCGGCGCGAGGGCCGGACCGGCCGGTTCGTCCCCGGAAGCCGGGAGGCCGGGCCGCCCGGTGACGCCGGTGGGACCTGCCGGCCGCAGGGGAGAAGACCCGGGGGACGGCCGGAAGGGCTGA
- a CDS encoding YHS domain-containing protein encodes MAVDPVCGMTIDESTAEEMGIETVQYRGTTYYFCCPYCRKQFEQDPERYIKQAPGTHHDAIHGDGPA; translated from the coding sequence GTGGCCGTCGATCCCGTATGCGGCATGACCATCGACGAGTCGACCGCCGAGGAGATGGGTATCGAGACGGTGCAGTACCGCGGCACCACCTATTATTTCTGCTGCCCCTACTGCCGCAAGCAGTTCGAGCAGGACCCGGAAAGGTACATCAAGCAGGCACCGGGAACCCACCACGACGCCATCCACGGCGACGGGCCGGCCTGA